The sequence TTTTTGGGCTTGCATGCACCGCAGACGGAGATGTCGGCTAAATCGCTTCAATCTTCACATCGAAATCCAATGGAGATTCGCGCCGCAATTGTTAAGGCCGTCGCACCTGTTGAGGCCGCACTGCAGACAATACCAGCCGCAAAACTACGCGCAGGTAAGACCATCTGGATCGCGCCCTATAAAGACCCTTTAAGCGGAAAACTGATCATCAGCCGGGCGGCCGTGACCTTTCATGGCGATAGCGCTTTTTCAGTGCTGGTCATTAGCACACCGGTTGATCTGTTCGACCAACACTTCCTATTGCAACCGCTACCAGCAGGTTTTGGCGTAATTGCGTCAAACGGAATCGTACTTTCAGGGGCGGTCAGCGATGATGCTGGCAAACAGTCGCCCTATCAACAAAAGACATCATCATCCAGAATTGAAAAATATAGCGATACTTTGAAAGCTTTTTTCGACGGACGCGCCACGCTTGTCACCTTAAGCCACCCTATCAGAGACACTGGCTGGACTATGGTATACACATTCAACTGGCGTATGTTGTGGGACGTACTTCACCACAAAATTTATTTTGCGCTCGGCGTCGCCTTAATGCTCAGTATCATTTTATGGACTGCCGTCTTTTTCTTCAATCGCCTGGCATTCATTCCCGTCATTCGAGAAGCGCTACGAGTGCATGACAGCGAAGCGTTTAACCGCGCTATGATGGGCGTGGCGCCATTGGGATTTTTTGTACTAAATTATCCGACAGGAGAACTCATACTGGCCAATGAACAAGCACGACATATCGCCAGTCAAAGTCACGCCTTCGATGAGATAACGTCGTTCCATCAACGCCTGATGGCATGCTATAAAAATCAAGGTCAGTCAGGTGCAGGCGATCAGACACTTGCCCATGATGTATTAGAGTTGTCCGCAGCGGACGGAACATGCACCTTTGCGCTGGCGGCTTTTACCCGCACACGTTACTTGCGCAATGACGTGCTGTTATGCTGTCTTAGCGACATCACCTCCCAGAAATGTGCGGAACGTGCTCTGCAGCGTGCAAAGATAGAAGCCGACCAAGCAAATAAGGCCAAATCCATGTTTTTGGCATTAATAAGCCATGAGATAAGGACGCCTTTGCATGGCGCCACTGGCCATTTGGAGTTGCTGGAAATGGCGCCTTTAGCATCATCAGAAAGAGAACTCGTGCAAACGATCCGTGGTTCGTTTGAATCGCTCCTGCGCATCATTAATGACATATTGGATATCTCAAGAATTGAGGCTGGCAAATTATCTCTGGAAATTGCGCCTTTCAATCTACGTGACGCAGTGGCGTCATGTACGCACTTGTGGACACCTGCCCTCGAATCCAAATCTGTTGACTTTCAATGTCGAATCACATCTACGGTTCCGGAGAATCTGGTCGGTGATGCTGGGCGAATCGCGCAAATTTTAAATAATTTACTATCAAATGCAGTGAAATTCACACATGTTGGTAACATTATTCTCGACATTTCCGGCTCATCGCATCCGGATGGATATACGTTGCAGATCGGTATTCGAGATTCTGGCATCGGCATTGCGACTGAGGATCAAAAACGGCTATTTACACCCTTCAGCCAGGCGAACTCTAGTATCGCACGCGAGTTCGGTGGCACCGGTCTGGGTTTATCATTGTGTAAGCAGTTAATCGATGCGATGCAGGGAAAAATCACCATTCAGAGCGAATACGGTGCGGGGACCATTGTTCTGGTGACGCTAGTGCTGGGCCATGCGGCCGTTAATGCTATCTCACAACCAATCGATCTCAGCGCCCTTAAACATTGGCGCATAGGTAATGCTATACCCATTACCGCGATTCGCTATATGCCGTCGATCTCGCTGTCCCAAATCCATGCACAGCCTCAGGAGCCGATCCCATCGACTGTGTTACG is a genomic window of Glaciimonas sp. CA11.2 containing:
- a CDS encoding ATP-binding protein, producing the protein MIKHDENKPFSTHCSQPGSPNGTSSVQLLGQYYQWILYGGATLFTFVALVAGLIAVAMYTENFVHAQRLLFDDEQRQVEIRVITANAKMRQAIVRQEFLHKQRQSDVAGKATANLIPLERFSFIQHTARNIAINAAIDAAVDTAVSKSDITSGTQPAVTSEIAANAVNNGPAKASTEMLVLTALNVAKPSAKLATLLTQFYDVSPNVVMNTLPAVEGSYVMLYDKKKTFLGLHAPQTEMSAKSLQSSHRNPMEIRAAIVKAVAPVEAALQTIPAAKLRAGKTIWIAPYKDPLSGKLIISRAAVTFHGDSAFSVLVISTPVDLFDQHFLLQPLPAGFGVIASNGIVLSGAVSDDAGKQSPYQQKTSSSRIEKYSDTLKAFFDGRATLVTLSHPIRDTGWTMVYTFNWRMLWDVLHHKIYFALGVALMLSIILWTAVFFFNRLAFIPVIREALRVHDSEAFNRAMMGVAPLGFFVLNYPTGELILANEQARHIASQSHAFDEITSFHQRLMACYKNQGQSGAGDQTLAHDVLELSAADGTCTFALAAFTRTRYLRNDVLLCCLSDITSQKCAERALQRAKIEADQANKAKSMFLALISHEIRTPLHGATGHLELLEMAPLASSERELVQTIRGSFESLLRIINDILDISRIEAGKLSLEIAPFNLRDAVASCTHLWTPALESKSVDFQCRITSTVPENLVGDAGRIAQILNNLLSNAVKFTHVGNIILDISGSSHPDGYTLQIGIRDSGIGIATEDQKRLFTPFSQANSSIAREFGGTGLGLSLCKQLIDAMQGKITIQSEYGAGTIVLVTLVLGHAAVNAISQPIDLSALKHWRIGNAIPITAIRYMPSISLSQIHAQPQEPIPSTVLRVLVVEDDPVSKKLLERQLYSLGQSNVDFVDNGKLALALATSAPSDYPYDLILTDMNLPHMSGYELISSLRQHGLDTPIIVTSASGENDQTVVIRPQIDAYLTKPISLVDLKNALARYFFINSSYAPQSTGTKRGTSAFEASINQAETLAATFNDNLGSSIVDDDIAKIFLDTYRQDLRSLLLAFQNREFGALDGALHRLKGALLAIQEDGLAQLSEQICHDSHRNPCVPTVIDLRKFVKNLLKVVRNLRTSLNANDLKNE